Proteins encoded by one window of Pempheris klunzingeri isolate RE-2024b chromosome 14, fPemKlu1.hap1, whole genome shotgun sequence:
- the yipf5 gene encoding protein YIPF5, with product MSGFDNFNTDFYQSSYSVDDQSQAGYGYNNAENPYNKPYGQYDYSQPMGYASPGMMQPQQPYTGQIFQPTQTYTPSSSQSMYSNSFDDEPPLLEELGINFDHIWQKTLTVLHPMKAADGSIMNETDLAGPMVFCLAFGATLLLSGKIQFGYVYGISAIGCLGMYCLLNLMSMTGVSFGCVASVLGYCLLPMILLSSFGVLLSLQGMMGIILTAAIIGWCSLSASKIFISALAMDGQQLLVAYPCALLYGVFALISVF from the exons ATGTCAGGGTTTGACAATTTCAACACCGACTTTTACCAGTCCAGCTACAGTGTGGATGACCAAAGCCAGGCCGGCTATGGCTACAACAACGCTGAAAACCCTTACAATAA GCCATATGGTCAGTATGACTATTCCCAACCCATGGGCTACGCTTCCCCAGGGATGATGCAGCCTCAGCAGCCATACACAGGACAGATCTTCCAGCCCACACAGACCTACACTCCATCCTCATCACAATCCATGTATAGTAACAGCTTTGACGACGAGCCGCCGCTGCTAGAAG AATTAGGAATCAACTTTGACCACATCTGGCAGAAGACACTGACGGTGCTCCATCCGATGAAGGCAGCAGACGGCAGCATCATGAATGAGACGGACCTCGCCGGCCCCATGGTCTTCTGTTTGGCTTTCGGAGCGACACTTCTCCTG TCAGGTAAGATCCAGTTTGGCTACGTGTACGGTATCAGTGCCATCGGCTGCCTTGGCATGTACTGCCTACTGAACCTAATGAGTATGACGGGCGTTTCCTTCGGCTGCGTGGCCAGCGTACTGGGGTACTGCCTCCTCCCCATGatcctcctctccagctttGGAGTCCTCCTCTCTTTACA GGGCATGATGGGAATTATACTAACAGCAGCAATCATTGGCTGGTGCAGTCTCTCAGCCTCAAAGATCTTCATCTCGGCGTTGGCCATGGATGGGCAGCAGCTGTTGGTTGCATACCCCTGTGCTCTCCTATATGGGGTCTTTGCACTCATCTCCGTCTTCTAA